In the genome of Epinephelus lanceolatus isolate andai-2023 chromosome 18, ASM4190304v1, whole genome shotgun sequence, one region contains:
- the psmg3 gene encoding proteasome assembly chaperone 3, whose product MSSPEPIIRSRQAEKEVNGISTQVICTEFSNYIFVVLTQYGKMGTLISVTPDSRSNDISTPTFSTKVLLGKDEPLTHVCAKNLATFVSQEAANRPVLLGLALKDSSIDAIKQMKEIIKSCQVW is encoded by the exons ATGTCTTCCCCTGAGCCCATCATCAGATCGAGACAGGCAGAAAAAGAAGTAAATGGAATTTCAACACAAGTCATCTGTACAGAGTTCAGCAATTACATATTTGTAGTTCTCACTCAGTACGGCAAAATGGGGACATTGATATCTGTCACACCTGACTCCAGATCTAATGATATCAGCACCCCGACGTTCTCCACCAAAGTACTGCTGGGCAAAGACGAG ccACTGACACACGTCTGTGCCAAAAATCTTGCAACGTTTGTGTCACAAGAAGCCGCAAACAGGCCTGTCTTATTGGGACTAGCACTCAAGGATTCCTCCATAGAtgcaataaaacaaatgaaagagaTCATCAAAAGTTGTCAAGTCTGGTAG